One genomic segment of Hordeum vulgare subsp. vulgare chromosome 2H, MorexV3_pseudomolecules_assembly, whole genome shotgun sequence includes these proteins:
- the LOC123426986 gene encoding FT-interacting protein 1-like: MAYPYVFHAQAPPARAEEYKPKGAMPQPQARPQWPAGSGSGGGRGRGGGAGWMGLGSGERPLASSYDLVEQMHYLYVRVVKARGIPVGAVTGGCSPYVEVRLGNYRGTTPHHERKASPEWNQVFAFSRDRVQATALEVFVRDRDAVARDDYVGRVAFDIREVPLRVPPDSPLAPQWYRLESVRHGGAGGNMVLQSEVMLAVWVGTQADEAFGDAWHADLASVCGGADGVAAVQSARSKVYVTPKLWYLRINVLEAQDVVTGGVVGDKVRQHVEVFAKVQVGGMMLRTKPCAMRNPTSLAWNEELVFVVAEPFEDPAVLIVEARAHPGKDEIVGRAVLPLTIFEKRLDRGAIHSQWFSLEPFGHPLRRPEATFAGRVHLRACLEGAYHVMDEPTMYVSDTRPTARQLWRPPVGVLEVGVLGAQGLTPMKTADGRGTTDAYCVAKYGQKWVRSRTVVDSCSPRWNEQYTWEVYDPCTVLTLAMFDNCHLGKANAAAGSTVLRDQMMGKVRIRLSTLEMDKVYTNAHPLVVLHPSGVRKNGELCLAVRLTSVSLSSVVFLYGQPLLPKMHYLQPFAIPQLDALRRQAMSIVAARLSRAEPPLRREVVEYMLDAGSHLWSMRRSKANFFRVTALLSGAASTARWLVDVCHWRNPVTTMLVHLLFVTLMCFPELILPTMFLYMAMAGLWNYRRRPRRPASMDARLSCAEATHPDEIDEELDTFPTSKPNDVVRLRYDRLRSVAGRIQTVVGDVATQGERVRSLLAWRDPRATALFTALCLVAAVTLYVTPLRVVALVAGLHALRHPRFRSPMPSATGNFFKRLPSRADTML; this comes from the coding sequence ATGGCGTACCCGTATGTCTTCCACGCGCAGGCGCCACCGGCGAGAGCGGAGGAATACAAGCCCAAGGGCGCAATGCCGCAGCCACAGGCCAGGCCGCAGTGGCCGGCCGGCAGCGGCAGCGGTGGCGGGCGTGGGCGTGGCGGCGGAGCCGGGTGGATGGGCCTTGGCTCCGGCGAGAGGCCGCTCGCGAGCTCTTACGATCTCGTGGAGCAGATGCATTACCTGTACGTGCGCGTCGTCAAGGCGCGCGGGATCCCCGTGGGCGCGGTCACCGGCGGGTGCAGCCCCTACGTCGAGGTGCGCCTCGGCAACTACCGCGGCACGACGCCGCACCACGAGAGGAAGGCGAGCCCGGAGTGGAACCAGGTGTTCGCCTTCTCCAGGGACCGCGTCCAGGCCACGGCGCTGGAGGTGTTCGTCAGGGACAGAGACGCCGTGGCGCGCGACGACTACGTCGGCAGGGTCGCGTTCGACATCCGCGAGGTGCCGCTGCGCGTGCCGCCCGACAGCCCGCTCGCGCCGCAGTGGTACCGCCTCGAGAGCGTGCGCCACGGCGGCGCCGGGGGCAATATGGTTCTGCAGAGCGAGGTCATGCTCGCGGTGTGGGTCGGCACGCAGGCCGACGAGGCCTTCGGAGACGCATGGCACGCCGACTTGGCGTCGGTGTGCGGCGGCGCTGATGGTGTGGCCGCGGTGCAGAGCGCGCGGTCCAAGGTGTACGTGACGCCGAAGCTGTGGTACCTCCGGATAAACGTGCTGGAGGCACAGGACGTCGTGACGGGCGGCGTCGTCGGCGACAAGGTCCGGCAGCACGTCGAGGTCTTCGCCAAGGTGCAAGTTGGGGGCATGATGCTCCGGACCAAGCCGTGCGCCATGAGGAATCCGACAAGCCTGGCGTGGAACGAGGAGCTGGTCTTCGTTGTGGCGGAGCCGTTCGAGGACCCGGCGGTGCTCATCGTCGAGGCCCGGGCGCACCCCGGCAAGGACGAGATCGTCGGGCGTGCCGTGCTGCCGCTCACCATCTTCGAGAAGCGCCTCGACCGCGGGGCGATCCATTCACAGTGGTTTAGCCTGGAGCCGTTCGGGCATCCGTTGCGCCGGCCGGAAGCCACTTTCGCCGGCCGCGTGCACCTCCGGGCCTGCCTCGAGGGCGCGTACCACGTCATGGACGAGCCGACCATGTACGTCAGCGACACGCGCCCGACGGCGAGACAGCTGTGGCGACCGCCCGTTGGTGTGCTCGAGGTCGGCGTCCTCGGCGCGCAGGGGCTCACTCCCATGAAGACCGCCGACGGACGGGGCACCACCGACGCCTACTGCGTGGCCAAGTACGGGCAGAAGTGGGTGCGCTCGCGCACCGTCGTCGACTCGTGCAGCCCGCGGTGGAACGAGCAGTACACGTGGGAGGTCTACGACCCCTGCACGGTGCTCACGCTCGCCATGTTCGACAACTGCCACCTCGGCAAAGCCAATGCCGCCGCCGGCAGCACCGTCCTCAGAGACCAGATGATGGGCAAGGTGAGGATACGCCTCTCCACTCTGGAAATGGACAAGGTGTACACCAACGCGCACCCGCTCGTCGTGCTGCACCCGTCCGGCGTGCGGAAGAACGGCGAGCTCTGCCTCGCCGTGCGCCTCACCTCCGTCTCTCTCTCCAGCGTAGTGTTTTTGTATGGACAGCCGCTCCTCCCCAAGATGCACTACCTCCAGCCGTTCGCCATCCCGCAGCTCGATGCGCTCCGGCGCCAGGCGATGAGCATCGTGGCGGCGCGGCTGAGCCGGGCCGAGCCGCCGCTGCGGCGGGAGGTCGTGGAGTACATGCTGGACGCGGGATCGCACCTGTGGAGCATGCGGCGGAGCAAGGCCAACTTCTTCCGGGTCACCGCGCTGCTGTCCGGCGCGGCCAGCACGGCGCGGTGGCTCGTCGACGTGTGCCACTGGAGGAACCCGGTGACCACCATGCTGGTGCACCTGCTCTTCGTCACGCTCATGTGCTTCCCGGAGCTCATCCTGCCGACCATGTTCCTGTACATGGCCATGGCCGGCCTGTGGAACTACCGGCGCCGGCCCCGCCGGCCGGCGAGCATGGACGCGAGGCTCTCCTGCGCGGAGGCGACCCACCCCGACGAGATCGACGAGGAGCTGGACACGTTCCCGACGTCGAAGCCGAACGACGTGGTGCGGCTGCGGTACGACCGGCTGCGGAGCGTGGCCGGGCGGATCCAGACGGTGGTCGGGGACGTGGCGACGCAGGGGGAGAGGGTGCGGTCGCTGCTAGCGTGGAGGGATCCGAGGGCGACGGCGCTGTTCACGGCGCTCTGCCTCGTCGCCGCCGTGACGCTGTACGTCACGCCGCTACGGGTCGTGGCGCTCGTCGCCGGGCTGCACGCGCTCCGCCACCCGCGGTTCCGGAGCCCGATGCCGTCCGCCACCGGCAACTTCTTCAAGAGGCTGCCCTCCCGTGCCGACACCATGCTGTAG
- the LOC123430411 gene encoding uncharacterized protein LOC123430411, whose translation MAHAADARSRCVVAVLFAVAVFLACLPPAAASSSSSRAAAAAALQRVEMAAMYTPQDLQEKPDVTKDAEEDVSTTGFGAEEEREVPTGPDPIHHHGRGPRRRQSP comes from the exons ATGGCTCATGCCGCCGACGCGAGGTCGCGCTGCGTCGTCGCGGTGCTCTTCGCCGTAGCCGTCTTCCTCGCCTGCTtgccgcccgccgccgcctcctcctcgtcttcccgGGCAG cggcggcggcggcattgCAACGAGTCGAGATGGCGGCCATGTACACCCCGCAGGACCTGCAGGAGAAGCCGGATGTGACCAAG GACGCGGAGGAGGACGTGAGCACGACGGGGTTCGgcgcggaggaggagagggaggtgcCCACCGGGCCGGACCCCATCCACCACCACGGCAGGGGACCCAGGCGCCGGCAGTCGCCCTGA